The Opisthocomus hoazin isolate bOpiHoa1 chromosome 30, bOpiHoa1.hap1, whole genome shotgun sequence genome has a window encoding:
- the POGZ gene encoding pogo transposable element with ZNF domain isoform X3, with protein sequence MLLRHFQCCSTSGTHRVPGVVLVQHKFSQYLPAAGNPLVQQSGQPLILTQNPTSGLGTMVTQPVLRPVQIMQNANHVTNSPVTSQPIFITTQGFPVRNVRPVQNTMNQVGIVLNVQQGQTVRPITLVPAPGTQFVKPTVGVPQVFSQMAQVRPGTTMPVRPTTNTFTTVIPATLTIRSTVPQSQAQQQSKSTPSTSTTPTPTQPTALGQLTVQQPGQSSQATNPKLVSIASFVTVKRPGVTGENSNEVAKLVNTVNTVPSLGQSPGPLVVSNSSPVHGSQRSSVSESSSSSSLKVSSSPIPTFDLQDGGRKVCPRCDAQFRVTEALRGHMCYCCPEMVEFLKKRKSLESEPNIQSAKPPSPEKTTAVASPPSSTPIPTLSPPAKAPEPNENMVDSSQSKLIMLVDDFYYGRDGGKVSQLLNFPKVPTSFRCPHCTKRLKNNIRFMNHMKHHVELDQQNGEVDVHTICQHCYRQFSTPFQLQCHLENVHSPYESTTKCKICEWAFESEPMFLQHMKDTHKPGEMPYVCQVCQYRSSLYSEVDSHFRMIHEDTRHLLCPYCLKVFKNGNAFQQHFMRHQKKSVYHCNKCRLQFLFAKDKIEHKLQHHKTFRKPKQLEGLKPGTKVTIRASRGQPRTVLVSSNDMPQGTGQETTPLSSSTDPQPIFLYPPVQRNVQKRAVKKMSVLGRQTCLECSFEIPDFPNHFPTYVHCSLCRYSTCCSRAYANHMINNHVPRKSPKYLALFKNYTACGVKLSCSSCLFVTSEGDVMAKHLVFNPSHEFSNIIFQGPSWISHSRHIQPEDRSMKDTCPTYSPSKAATVKTKSVFPGNDDLEPELAPAAYSRPLVCQEEECFNIDAQEDEEPAKEPEPASKKEQLSVKKLRVVLFALCCNTEQAAEHFRNPQRRIRRWLRRFQAFQEENLASLSEGKYLSLEAEEKLAEWVLTQREQQLPVNEETLFQKATKIGRSLEGGFKISYEWAVRFMLRHNLSTHTRRAVAHPLPKDVEDNASCFIEFVQRQIHTQDLPLSMIAAIDEISLFLDVEVLSSDDRKENALQTVGTGEPWCDVVLTILADGSVLPTLVFYRGRVQQPANVPESIMLEAKENGYSDDEVMELWSSRVWQKHTECQNSKGMLVLDCHRTHLSEEVLSLLSASSTLPAVVPAGCSSKIQPLDVCIKRTVKNFLHKKWKEQAKEMADSTCDSDILLQLVLCWLAEALEVIGDSPELVQQSFLVASVLPGPDGTANSPTRNADMQEELIASLEEQLKLSDAQHEEPAAEAQDRSPAEESADPEILHQLFEGESETESFYGFEDADLDLMEI encoded by the exons ATGCTGCTCAGACACTTTCAGTGTTGCTCCACTTCTGGTACACATCGCGTGCCAGGGGTTGTACTGGTTCAGCATAAGTTTTCCCAGTATCTGCCAGCAG CTGGCAATCCTCTTGTTCAGCAAAGTGGACAGCCGCTAATCCTTACCCAGAACCCGACCTCGGGTCTGGGCACAATGGTGACTCAGCCAGTGTTACGACCTGTACAGATCATGCAGAATGCCAACCATGTCACCAATTCACCGGTGACCAGCCAGCCCATCTTCATAACCACCCAG GGGTTTCCCGTGAGGAATGTGCGGCCTGTACAAAACACAATGAACCAGGTTGGAATTGTTCTGAATGTACAGCAAGGGCAAACCGTTAGACCCATCACCCTCGTCCCAG CCCCAGGTACCCAGTTTGTTAAACCAACAGTTGGAGTTCCTCAGGTGTTCTCTCAAATGGCCCAGGTGAGACCAGGTACAACCATGCCGGTCCGACCCACCACCAACACTTTCACTACGGTCATTCCGGCCACGCTAACCATCAGGAGCACTGTACCACAGTCCCAGGCACAACAGCAAAGTAAGTCCACTCCCAGCACCTCCACAACTCCTACTCCAACGCAGCCAACAGCACTGGGACAGTTAACTGTGCAGCAGCCAGGGCAGTCCAGTCAAGCCACTAACCCCAAATTAG TGAGTATCGCAAGCTTTGTGACTGTCAAGAGACCTGGAGTGACTGGTGAGAACAGCAACGAGGTTGCTAAGCTAGTGAATACCGTGAACACCGTTCCCTCGTTAGGGCAGAGCCCTGGCCCGCTGGTGGTTTCCAACAGCAGCCCTGTGCATGGTTCCCAGAGATCTAGTGTTTCAGAGTCgtcgtcatcatcatcattaaAAG tcagttcatctcCTATTCCCACGTTTGATTTGCAAGATGGTGGCAGGAAGGTCTGCCCAAGATGTGATGCTCAGTTCCGAGTCACTGAAGCTTTAAGAGGACATATGTGT tACTGCTGCCCTGAAATGGTTGAATTcctcaagaaaagaaaatctctaGAATCTGAACCAAATATTCAGTCTGCAAAGCCTCCGTCTCCAGAAAAAACTACAGCTGTTGCTTCACCACCCTCTTCTACTCCTATCCCTACACTGTCCCCACCTGCTAAAGCTCCAGAGCCGAATGAAAACATGGTTGACTCATCCCAAAGCAAGCTCATTATGTTAGTAGATGATTTCTACTATGGCAGAGATGGTGGCAAAGTGAGCCAGCTACTGAACTTCCCCAAGGTTCCAACTTCCTTCAGGTGTCCACACTGCACCAAGAGGCTAAAGAACAACATACG ATTCATGAACCACATGAAGCACCACGTTGAACTGGATCAGCAGAATGGAGAGGTGGATGTCCACACCATCTGTCAGCATTGCTACAGACAGTTCTCCACTCCGTTTCAGCTACAGTGTCACTTGGAGAATGTCCACAGCCCCTATGAGTCAACGA CAAAGTGCAAGATTTGCGAATGGGCATTCGAGAGTGAGCCAATGTTCCTGCAGCACATGAAGGACACGCACAAGCCGGGGGAGATGCCCTATGTTTGCCAG GTCTGTCAGTATCGTTCATCGCTCTATTCTGAGGTGGACAGCCATTTCCGAATGATCCACGAAGACACGCGGCACCTGCTCTGTCCTTACTGTCTCAAAGTCTTTAAGAACGGCAACGCTTTCCAGCAGCACTTCATGAGGCATCAG AAGAAGAGTGTTTATCACTGCAACAAGTGTAGACTGCAGTTCCTATTTGCCAAGGATAAAATTGAACACAAGCTGCAGCACCACAAAACTTTCCGAAAGCCCAAACAATTAGAAGGATTGAAACCTGGAACCAAG GTTACAAtcagggcatctagaggacagcCACGGACGGTGCTGGTGTCTTCAAATGACATGCCGCAGGGCACGGGGCAGGAAACCACTCCGCTGTCATCTTCTACCGATCCCCAGCCCATCTTCCTGTATCCGCCTGTCCAGAGGAATGTCCAGAAGAGAGCGGTCAAAAAAAT GAGTGTCTTGGGCAGGCAGACGTGTCTGGAGTGCAGCTTCGAAATCCCCGACTTCCCCAACCACTTTCCCACCTACGTGCACTGTTCGCTGTGTCGCTACAGCACGTGCTGCTCCAGAGCTTACGCCAACCACATGATCAA CAACCATGTTCCTCGGAAGAGTCCCAAATACTTGGCTTTGTTTAAAAACTATACTGCCTG tgGTGTGAAGCTGTCCTGTTCCTCTTGCCTCTTTGTAACGTCTGAGGGTGATGTGATGGCCAAACATCTGGTCTTCAATCCGTCACACGAGTTTAGTAACATTATTTTCCAAG GGCCTTCTTGGATATCACATTCCAG GCACATTCAGCCCGAGGACAGAAGCATGAAGGACACGTGCCCCACCTATTCCCCAAGCAAAGCTGCTACTGTGAAAACAAAGTCTGTGTTTCCCGGGAACGACGACCTGGAGCCTGAGCTGGCACCGGCAGCCTACAGCCGGCCGCTGGTCTGCCAGGAGGAAGAGTGCTTCAACATTGATGCGCAGGAAGACGAGGAGCCAGCAAAGGAGCCCGAGCCTGCCAGCAAAAAGGAGCAGCTGTCGGTGAAAAAGCTGCGAGTTGTACTGTTCGCTTTGTGCTGCAACacggagcaggcagcagagcacttCCGAAATCCTCAGAGGCGGATCAGGCGCTGGCTGCGAAGGTTCCAAGCTTTCCAAGAAGAGAACTTGGCATCCCTGTCCGAGGGCAAGTACCTCAGCCTGGAGGCTGAAGAGAAGCTAGCGGAGTGGGTCCTCACGcagagagagcagcagctgcccgtgAACGAGGAGACCCTCTTCCAGAAAGCCACCAAGATTGGCCGGTCCCTTGAAGGTGGCTTCAAGATCTCCTACGAGTGGGCGGTGAGGTTCATGCTGCGGCACAACCTCAGCACGCATACGCGAAGGGCGGTGGCTCACCCTCTCCCCAAAGACGTAGAGGACAACGCCAGTTGCTTCATCGAGTTCGTGCAGCGGCAGATCCACACCCAAGACCTGCCTCTCTCCATGATCGCGGCCATCGATGAGATCTCGCTCTTCCTCGACGTGGAGGTGCTGAGCAGCGATGACAGGAAGGAGAACGCTCTGCAGACGGTGGGAACGGGGGAGCCCTGGTGCGACGTCGTCCTCACGATCCTCGCCGACGGAAGCGTTCTCCCGACGCTGGTCTTCTACAGGGGTCGTGTACAGCAGCCCGCCAACGTGCCGGAATCTATCATGCTGGAAGCGAAGGAGAACGGGTACAGCGACGACGAAGTCATGGAGCTGTGGTCGTCCCGAGTGTGGCAGAAGCACACGGAGTGCCAGAACAGCAAGGGCATGCTGGTGCTGGATTGTCACCGAACACACCTCTCGGAGGAGGTACTTTCCTTGCTGAGTGCGTCCAGCACTCTGCCGGCTGTggtccctgctggctgcagctccaaAATCCAGCCCCTGGATGTTTGTATAAAAAGGactgtgaaaaatttcttgcATAAAAAGTGGAAAGAGCAGGCCAAGGAAATGGCGGACTCCACGTGCGACTCGGacattcttctccagctggttTTGTGCTGGCTGGCAGAGGCCCTGGAGGTCATCGGTGACTCTCCTGAACTGGTGCAGCAGTCCTTCCTGGTGGCCAGCGTGCTGCCCGGCCCGGACGGCACGGCCAACTCGCCCACGCGCAACGCCGACATGCAGGAGGAGCTGATTGCCTCtctggaggagcagctgaagctgaGCGACGCGCAGCACGAGGAGCCGGCGGCCGAGGCCCAGGATCGGAGCCCGGCCGAGGAGTCCGCAGACCCCGAAATCCTCCATCAGCTCTTCGAAGGGGAGAGTGAGACTGAATCGTTTTACGGCTTCGAAGACGCGGATTTGGATCTGATGGAAATCTGA